The following is a genomic window from Dama dama isolate Ldn47 chromosome 4, ASM3311817v1, whole genome shotgun sequence.
AGGGGTCTCCCAGAGATGTGGGATGTTAAGCTATTATTCCTGAAGAGAAAGCGGGAGATACGGGGGCTGGTTTGAGTTGGGtgcaagctcagttgtgtctgactctttgcgaccccatggagtgtaacccaccaggctcctctgtccatgggattttccaggcaagagtactggagaggtttgccatttcttcctccaggggatattccccacccagggatggaacctgcgtctcttgcatctcctacattggcaggggggttctttaccactgcaccccctggtgctgggaggcggcacacgagatcccacccatgataAGGTCAtcagggagaaaacctgacaggcaagtcGGATCAGGTTTTCAAGGGTTTctaaaaggccagctcacgagatcccacccatgacaaggtcacgaggagaaagcctgacaggcaaggcaaatcaggttttcagggattttgaaaagctgcccccggcactcaccttaaagatgatacctgtctttctgatgcctgcctcaacagactactccctaatttctgtgacacaggcagaaggccttccccgatctcttcccaaataaggatcaatttagaactttaatcaataagtttcccaggtggtggtattttatgagattatccagggtgaaaggagtgttttaatttaaactcctttgctggtagtttgttagccaaatgtatttatgcccttggtactaatatgcatgattgcttataatatcctaatcataaaatagcataaagaacctgattatataaaagccctaatagacatagagcatttttgaggggtgaaggagtcctattagaaaacacaaaaaaaattattctaaaagtagctattgggttaacatttgcttgctgtgttttgcttgctgtgttttgttttaatgtgataagattgtgttatagaaaccattgttaatatagttaaagatctagagaaataagaacttagccctagtgtggtaacaatgagatggttgttaattgtcagccaagagtgctaggcagaagctgcctcatcaaagtcgcagagtcagtctgggataaacttcttagataaacgcaactgacaatttctgcagaaggattaatttttgtgttaacaaggttatacttctactctgtactgttgccctatgagactgctacctttaagttaaggtcaccatagaaacagaaaataggtttacattcacctgacctgcataaaatattaataggccccaaggccagaagataatgtacaagaccctcataaacaaagaagtatgcagaaaacaccctggtttcgtgaagaacaagctgatgtaatgttaaactatcttccccttagaaatgtactaatttagggtataaaccCCACGGTAAAAAAATtcagcattgccagactctgctgcaccccccgtctggtgtctctctttctctctctctctctctctctctctctctctctctctctatctatctCCCTCACAGACTTGGcactatcaaggctggtctcacgtgtcttctctctctctcgccaacgccgttcatcctgagggtaccacctggatcctgccgaggctggaccctggcaccCTGGGATTCCCAAATTTGTCatagagagagagacatataaggacagaggatccctgggcacagtccatgaggtcgcaaagaatcgggcacaactgagcccTACACACCCAAACACGTGGTGTACAGAGCAGAAACCCTAGGCCTGGAGGAGACACCCTAGCtgtggtggggaaggggaaggccAGGGAGACTGGAAGAGACCACTTCAGGCAAGACCTGAGAGTAGCCAAGGAGGGCAGCATGAGACCATAGGTAGGAAATCTGGGGAGTGACCCTGGGAAATCTGGAAGAGTCTACcttagatggagaaggaaatgggtgtGACAGCAGGTGGGGATGGCGGCCCCATCCCAGCATTTGGTGGAAGGAACTCCAGGGGTCAGGGGAGGGCTGAAGACTGGAAGAGACCATTACAGAGGATTGGGGTTAGTTACAGGTGGTCTGGAAAAGACCACTCCAGGTGTGACCCCTGCAGGATGGCAGTGGGGTGTCCCTGGGGTGGAAGGGGCCACTCTGCAGAGTCCAGCACAGCCTGGGGAcagggggaggatggggtgcaTACCTGATAATCCATTCAGATGATGCCCCAGGCAGAAAGGGGGCTTGAATGTGGGTAGCTGGAAGAGACCTCTCTAGACAGCAGTGGGCTGGAGCTACTATCAGGTAGGGGAGACAGCCCAGGGCAAGGGTCCAGACCGGGGGCCACTGAGCCTTCTGCCCACGGTCATCCTGCAGAGGGCTCGTTGGCGGTGACCAGCTACAAGGGGTGTGCGAAATCCAGCGAGTGTGACTCAGGATCCTTCGCCATCACCATGAACACTGAGAACTACATGGGGTCCAGGAGGCGCTGCTGCCAGGACGATGGGTGCAACAAGGAGCCCATGCCCGGTAAGCCCCGGCTGAGCCCCACAGCTGGAGTCCCTCCCTGCCCACCTTCCCCCGCCAGAGCCGGCTGTGAGCACCTGCTCCTGACCTGCCCTGTACTCAGGGACGAGCGTCCTCCTTGcgctgagccttggtttcttctcCTGTAAACTGCAGTGTCcagagacttccctgctggtccaccgACTAAGTCTCCACGCGCTCTctgcaggggtttgatccctggtcagggaactggattccTCATGCCGCAGTTAAGATCCAATGCAGTCAAATATTGTTTTCTGAAAATGCAGTGTGCATTAGCAACTGGTGTCCCCTGAGTGgttgtgatgttgggaaagggaCTAACGTCTCCGATTaccttcccctccaccctcctcttCAGCGATCGTGAGAAACCACACAGAGAATGGCCTTCGGTGTCCTTCCTGCATCGCTGCCTTTACGGAAACATGCACTTCGACTCAGGAAGCGGTCTGCGTTGGTGAGGAAACCCACTGTGTCGCCGTGTCTGGCCTCGCACAGCCTGGTAAGGGGCACCTGGAATTCGGGAGGAGGGCACAGGGATTCCAGACAGTCCCAGAATTGCAGCCTCATTCTTCCAGATTCTAAGGGAGAGAGTGGCTCCAAAGATCTGGGGGAGAAGGTGCCTGGGGCACGTGACCCTGGACTAGGAGGAGGGAGGCATTGGAGATCCTGACTGTAGTCTATAATCCCCTCCCACAGGTATCAAATTTGCGGCCCGGGGCTGTGGTACGGAGACCGCCTGCCACATCAAGCCTGGGACCTTGGTGCCCTCAGGCTCTCGTTTGTTGACCATCAAGAAGACCAGCTGTCGTCCAAGCCCCCAGGCTTCTGGCAAGGCTGAGTGAAGAACTGAGGCCCACGTGGTGTCTGGTCTCCATTCATTGTCAgctgtgtttctagaaatttctaCAGTTCCCATGTGTCTTATAAATTAAGCAAGTTAACAGAGCAATCCTGAGTCTTTGTGATGTGATGCATTTCGGGGAGATGGGATGAGAAAAGCAGGGGTCTGAACCCTTGGGAACACTATCtatggaagaaagaaatggaagatgcTACCTCTTCTTAAGGGATTACTTCTTGCTTGGTCCCCATGCTAACTGTTTTCCATGCAGTACCTCATGTCATAATCACAACTCTGTGAAGCTGAAAGtattgcccccattttacagaggaacacACTGAGGCAAGGATTGTGGTGTCACTTGTCTTTGGTCAAACAGCTGGGAGGGTCAGACTCCAGAGTCCATGATCACCTCTCCTAGTTAACCTGTTTTTGCCCCAGAGTTCATGTTTGTAAAATGCAGAGATAATAGCTATTACCTCAAAGGGCTGTCTTAAGAGTCCAATGAAAGAACACGAAAAAAGGACTCCGTGCAGTGCCTAGCacatttaaggggcttccctggtggctctgacgggaaagaatctgcctgccaatgtgggagacgcagtttgatccctgggtcaggaagatcccccggagaacggcatgagaacccactccatgatctttgcctggagaatccacagacagaggaggctgacaggctacagtccacggagtcacaaagggtcagaccccactgagtggctgagcacccTGCACTAGCGCCTTGAAGGCAGCGTGGGTTCTGGGACAATGCGTCTGGCCAAAGAGTTACCATCCTAATAGCTGCCACTTCCTCAGTGGCATGTGTGGCAGCTACTAGACTCTGGCACCCATCAGGATAGTCTGGGTTGTGTGACAGTAACAAACTGGTCCCTAAACTCGGTGGTTTAAAACACCAAAGGTGTATTAGTCTGTTCATGCTGAGCAATGTTGTGTAGCAAACCATGCCCCACTTGAGACTTGTAAAAACAAACATTCTTCTTCCTATGGGTTTGTAGGTATCTGGGGTAGCTCTGTTTCTGGCTGTGCACTGGTCGGCTTGGTTCCAGTCTGGGAGGGGGACTCTAGTTCACCTCCGTGGAGTCTTCTGGATATGTGACTCTCTGGTTAACGTCCTTCTCATGGCAGATGACAGGGGCACAAAACCCAAGTGCACCAAAGGTCCCTGCGGAGGTTTGGGGGTGTGCAGGAATTATATCCTTCACACAACCCCACCACCCCTCCTCTACAGGGACCCTGGGGTCCTCAccctccatccctcctccctctgacccTGAAGACTAGGCTTCCAGCTGACAGAATCCCAAGCATCTTCCACCCCCCTGAAACCCAAAGAACAGACACACAacagaatttctatttttttattcgCTCCTCCAAGAAATACCACAGGGAAAGCCAACCTTGATTCTCCGGGCTTCATGGTTCCTCACCTCAATGGAAACAAATTTATCGTTATCCAGACAAGTACAAACTTCAGCTAAGCTGAGGAGGCTTTTGGACCTCCTCTGCTTCTGCCAGTGGCAACACCAAGATTCAACATGTTTCCTTGAATTCCTCCCTTCAAGGGCCTGCCAGCATGCAGGTGCCGCATAGACTCTCGGTGAGGGCAGCCAGTGACTCCTCCACAAGGGAGTCTTCCATCTTTTCTATTTGGATGCTCCCAGAGACAGATGCCTCGCTACCAACTTGCTGCCTCCAGAGCCTAAAATTCAACCCTTTGAAAAGTCATGATTTAAAAGGCAACCGTTCCAAAAGAGAGTCGTGACACCCAAGGGTGGTGACACACAGCTGTGTGAACAGGATCAACACAGGGGGACGCTGACACATGAAATAAAGCGGGTCTTGCTTTCTGAGATTTGATCCAGGCAGGAGGCCCCTTGGCAGGAGGGTAGACAGAATTTGGAAGAGGGAAGCGCAGGGTGGAGAAGTCAGACAGGGTCAAGTCAGAGATGGTGTCAGAGAGGAGGGCACCCTGAGCAAAGTGTGAGACTAAAGTCTGAGCTCCCCGTGTTCCGGGCTTCCAGGAGGGGTTGCAAGGCTATTATTGTGCAAGAGAGAGAATGAGGGTACAGGCGTGCCTACGTGGGATGCTCACGATAACTCTGCATGTAGATGCCATTTGCCACTTGCAAAAGGCCACCCTGATTGTCAAAGGGCTGTCTGGCCCGAGGGCAATGCAGATGGAATTCCTATTCCCGAAGAGGGACCAAAGGGACTCCAGTTCTCCTACAGAAACCCCAAtcccctcctctccatggagaCCTTCCACCAGCCGTGAATGAGGAAGCAAGGACCACAGCCCTCTGGGGAGCCCAGGCGTTCTGAGACTCCAGAGAACAGTCCTTCCCCCAATGAAGATTCAAAGCCCATTTTGGATGTAGGCCTATCCCCCAACCCTGGACACCTACCTCTTACACCCTTTGTAGCTCAGAAGCCCAAGGATTCCAGCTCCCTGGGGAACTCAGACTCCCCTTCTTCATGTCAGAATCCCCAGTGTGAAGGAGACCGCCTTCATCAGCAATCAGCGCATCCACCACCTCCTCCGCAGGGGGACTAGCCACCTATTACATCTACTCTTGAGAGACCAAGATAGGCCTCTTCAAGGAGTCCAAACCCTCAACTCCCTTGAGGAGTTCTGTACTCTGATGATCCCCAGAGAATCAGGAATCCTGTCCCCCAAAGCCGATTTCCAGTGACCCCTAGTCAGAGCcctcatttccttcaagaaccTAGGATTCTGACTGGCGGACCCCTTGCCCCGTGATCTCTCAGGTCCAGACATCCCATGCTAGAGTCTGGACCCTGCGCCCTCTCTAGCCCTGCCTCGGCGACCGCGCGCATCTCCTCCAGCGCCTGCAGCAGGACACCCTGCGCCGCGCCCCTGGATGCTGTGGGATGCTGGGCACAACTCTATCTCCAGCTGCTCCTCGTCAGGCTCCGCCAGCAGGGGGAACCAGAAAGAGCGACCGATCTCAAGGCTGGTGGAGGGGTGCGGGATGTTGCAGGTCACGTGAGAAGCACGACAGGTGTGCTTTGCAGCCGCTTTGGCAGCGGGGGTCGGGGTGGGTTTGCGCAGGTGAGTCCAGTTTGTAGCGTCCCAGGACCTGCAGGACTAGCCTCACCACACGTTCTCAGGGTAAGACCAGAACCAGTTGGGGATCACCCCCTCCTCAGGATCTGAATTTCAGCCCAATGCGTTCACCTCCAAGCTTCAAAACACCCACATTTCAATAATTCCAaccccttccttttcttcctccaacCCGAAGGGTGCTGGCTGCTCCTGGCACTCGCTTCTGTGTTCTACCTGGGTCGTCTGTCCTTTTCAGTTTaacggtggtggtttagttccGAAGGTGTGtcggactctgggaccccatgggatgtaacccgccaggctcctcagtccatggaattctccccgcaagaatactggactgggctgccctttcctcctccaggagatcttcccacaccaggaatccaacttgtgtcccctgcattgaaggcagattctaaaCCGACTGAGCCACCTCCTTACTAATCCCTTATTTAATTCTTTGGTAAACTAACTGGTGTGGTTTCAGTCTCCTCTTGGGACCCAGACTGATACAATGGGTAGCACTGATGTTGGTGTCTGCCTTGTCACTGATTCCAAGTGGCACGGAGCTTGATTTTCAAAGGGCTCTAGGTCGTGGGAATACTTTGGCCATCGGATGTGaagagctgctgctaagtcacttcagtcgtgtccgactctgtgcgaccccatagacggcagcccaccaggctcccccatccctgcgaatctccaggcaagaacactggagtgggttgccatttccttctccaatgtataaaagtgagaagtgaaagtgaagccgctccgttgtgtctgattcttcgcgaccccatggactgcagcctaccaggctcctccgtccatgggattttccaggctagagtactggggtggggtgccattgccttctccagctgtgCAGCCCTAGGTGACATAAAACcactctgagccccagtttcctcatgagTTAAGGGCGTCTCCCCACTTCTGAAAGGAGTTGACGGGACACAGGATGCTAACCATCACAATGCACAGCCACTGTGGCGGCACCTAGGTGTAAACGGTGTGGCAGACCCGTAATCCCAGTAAGACGAGTCGACACCTCTGGGAGCCAGGAGCTATCTTGATCTCCATTTCACAGGGAGCCACTGAGACGGGAAGCACCTGTCTAAGCTCCCAGAGGTCACGAGGCCGGGCTACAGCCAGCGTCAGCTGGGCTGCGCTCCTTCTGGACCTTCTGGGGGTGAATCGTTTCCTCATCTTATTTCCAGCTTCTGGAGTCCCTGCCCTCCTCGGcggtggccccttcctccatctccagAGCCAGCAGTGGCATCGCTCCAGCCTCTGCTTCCATCCCCACAGCTCCTCTGACTGGTTCTCCAGTCGCCCTCCTCCTCTGATAAGGACTCTTGTGATGACCCTGCCTCCCCCCAAATCATCCAGGCCCATCTGCCCACCTCGAGATCCTtacagggacttcctggtggtccagtggctaaaactctgcccTCCCAATACAGAGTgtttgggtttgaaccctggtcagggaactagatcccacaaactgcagctaagatttcacatgctacaGCTAAAAGATTCCGCACACCGCAACAAATAcagaagatcccgcatgccccaACTGAGACTcaatgtggccaaataaataaatattttttaaaaatcctcacaGAGTCCCTTTCTCCATGTAAAGCACACATgtacaggttctggggattaggatgcAGAtaacgtctgtgtgtgtgtgtgtctgtgtgtgtatctgtgtactCAGTtggccagtcatgtccaactctttgcgaccccacagactgtagcccactgggttccactgtccatgggatgtcccaggcaagaatactgtagtgggttgccctttccttcttcaggggatgttcccaactgagggattgaacctgcgtttcctgcatcaGCAGATTCATTACCACAGAGTCACCAGCAAAGACTGTGACACCTTTAGGGGGCCGTTATTTTGTCTACCACGCTGAGCAAAGCTCTTCCTCGACCGGGCATCATGGAATCCTCCCGACCACACGGGGAGGCAGGGTCAGTTAACTCCCCCagctttacagatggggaaactgagatgcaGACAGGAAAATCAATGGCTCACAGGTCACACACAGTGAATGACTGGCAGAGAAATTCAGACCCAACGCACTGACTACAAGACAACACTGCTTTCTAATTCCACAATTTCAATCCTTGTGGTAAAACCTCaacatcttgggacttccctggcagttcagggtctgagactccacactcccaacgcagggacccaagttccatccctggtcagggatctagatcccaGGTCCAACAACTAAAGGATACTGCATGCCACCACTAAGACccaactcagccaaataaataaatactaaaaaaaaaaagtcaaaaaaccCCTTGCCACTGCCTCCTCTCCCACTGGAGACGTTCCTCATTCCTCCTGACCGTGTAATTTCCTCCCCAGCATGCGGCATCTGACATACATTTGACTTACTGATCTGTCAGTCTTTCCTTGCCAATATAAAATCTCCACAGGTCTGATATGTTTGTCTTCTGATGTCTGCGGCACTGTGTGCCTACAACAGTGCGGGGCCTACAGAAGGCGCTGCTACGAATAAAGAACACGTGAATCCATCCGCTCTCAAGTCTCAGGGCCCGTCTCTGTGCTGAAACTCCTATAGCTCTGCCCCGGCTCCAGGCCCATCCCGGCTCTCCCTTGGATACTGTTCCTTGTGTGTACCAAAGTCACAGCAAACCTGGACATCCCAACCAGCGGATGAACATCTCAGGCTGCCCCCCTGCTCTAGGGCCTATATTTTGGTGTCAGAGGCCACGTCCCCCTCGGTCTCCCAGGCAGAGAAGCCGGAGCCTCGTCTGGTTCC
Proteins encoded in this region:
- the LOC133051335 gene encoding phospholipase A2 inhibitor and Ly6/PLAUR domain-containing protein-like; this encodes MKPSMKPETFLLGSALLCTLLGLGYPLSCEVCTSDGPNCSGKLQTCAPDEDSCMVVLTESYRKGSLAVTSYKGCAKSSECDSGSFAITMNTENYMGSRRRCCQDDGCNKEPMPAIVRNHTENGLRCPSCIAAFTETCTSTQEAVCVGEETHCVAVSGLAQPGIKFAARGCGTETACHIKPGTLVPSGSRLLTIKKTSCRPSPQASGKAE